From Haloarcula hispanica ATCC 33960, the proteins below share one genomic window:
- a CDS encoding HEAT repeat domain-containing protein, with translation MTGCHDDDEFEKHLEEDPDPQLDPERSPGLHTDIEALEDIEVSREDVTIGEATPEELAASDTEPVEDDAVASLLSDIEHGAKTDRRRAALELKDRASTDEIVAALARAATTDDDSDVRQFAVEALTAHGGERAAAVAVELLSDSDPWVRAEAVVTLDNVDREAHEDDIAAAIDDDHHAVRRNAAISLFKLRGEEMADLLLEQSRDDSERVREWAAHMLGGVDEDRARERLQELTDDPATVVRQTAERALDVDPGRFRRQFGGALENDARLLPGEDRLNRMPDL, from the coding sequence ATGACGGGCTGTCACGACGACGACGAGTTCGAGAAGCACCTCGAAGAGGACCCGGACCCCCAACTCGACCCCGAGCGCAGTCCGGGCCTGCACACCGACATCGAAGCGCTCGAAGACATCGAAGTATCCCGCGAGGACGTGACCATCGGCGAGGCGACACCCGAAGAGTTGGCCGCCAGCGACACCGAACCCGTCGAGGACGACGCGGTGGCGTCGCTGCTGTCCGACATCGAACATGGCGCGAAGACCGACCGCCGGCGCGCCGCCCTCGAACTCAAAGACCGCGCGTCCACTGACGAAATCGTGGCGGCACTGGCCCGCGCCGCAACGACCGACGACGACAGCGACGTACGCCAGTTCGCCGTCGAGGCGCTGACGGCCCACGGCGGCGAGCGGGCCGCTGCGGTGGCGGTGGAACTGCTTTCCGACTCCGACCCGTGGGTCCGGGCGGAAGCCGTCGTCACGCTCGACAACGTCGACCGCGAGGCCCACGAGGACGATATCGCGGCCGCAATCGACGACGACCACCACGCGGTCCGGCGCAACGCGGCCATCTCGCTATTCAAACTCCGTGGGGAGGAAATGGCCGACTTGCTGCTGGAGCAGAGCCGCGACGACAGCGAGCGGGTCCGCGAGTGGGCCGCCCACATGCTCGGCGGCGTCGACGAGGACCGCGCCCGCGAGCGACTGCAGGAACTCACCGACGACCCGGCCACCGTGGTCCGCCAGACCGCCGAGCGGGCGCTCGACGTGGACCCCGGACGGTTCCGCCGACAGTTCGGTGGTGCGCTGGAGAACGACGCCCGACTGCTGCCCGGTGAAGACAGACTCAATCGGATGCCCGACCTCTGA
- a CDS encoding P-loop NTPase, whose protein sequence is MTDGTPTTLTDRIEAALQDVRDPNADLSVFDAGFVENIDAADGEVTIEADLTALDGQTSTQVVQAMLHAVDDVDGVDSVHVERTTPSSEGQAGVESFDHVVAVASAKGGVGKSTVATHLACALAADNDVALFDADIHGPNVPELLEVSGPVHSSEEGDPLPVRAGDMDVMSVGLMESGAPLAWRGAMAHDALEDLFENTAWRNDEILVLDLPPGTGDVVLTTLQEVPVDGVVVVTTPFHASVSDTSRTVELFRDNDVPVLGTVVNMAEYVCDCCGEPNDLFTGDALSDLDAEVLADLPFSHDLQGTPAPGDVPSAVSDLGDAVSDALDTAGEVGVDPTADIRGLPPQERKDLVREQFTALDSDESFVLVSDRDPTPVGQFLGRLAEAPREAFDPFEVRRATPSDWVLETVKP, encoded by the coding sequence ATGACTGACGGAACGCCCACCACACTGACCGACCGCATCGAAGCCGCACTGCAAGACGTGCGCGACCCGAACGCCGACCTCTCCGTGTTCGACGCGGGCTTCGTCGAGAACATCGACGCGGCCGACGGCGAGGTGACCATCGAAGCCGACCTGACCGCGCTGGACGGCCAGACAAGTACGCAGGTCGTCCAGGCGATGCTCCACGCGGTCGACGACGTGGACGGCGTCGACAGCGTCCACGTCGAACGGACGACGCCATCGAGCGAGGGGCAGGCCGGTGTCGAGTCCTTCGACCACGTCGTGGCCGTCGCCAGTGCGAAAGGCGGCGTCGGCAAGTCCACGGTCGCCACGCACCTGGCCTGTGCGCTGGCCGCCGACAACGACGTGGCGCTGTTCGACGCCGACATCCACGGGCCGAACGTCCCCGAACTGCTGGAGGTGAGCGGCCCGGTCCACTCCAGCGAGGAGGGCGACCCGCTCCCGGTCCGGGCGGGCGACATGGACGTGATGAGCGTCGGCCTGATGGAAAGCGGCGCGCCGCTGGCCTGGCGCGGGGCGATGGCCCACGACGCGCTTGAGGACCTCTTCGAGAACACCGCATGGCGCAACGACGAGATACTGGTGCTTGACCTGCCCCCCGGAACCGGTGACGTGGTGCTGACGACGCTGCAGGAGGTCCCCGTCGACGGCGTGGTCGTCGTGACGACGCCGTTTCACGCCAGCGTCAGCGACACCAGCCGGACGGTCGAACTGTTCCGCGACAACGACGTGCCGGTCCTGGGAACCGTCGTCAACATGGCAGAGTACGTCTGTGACTGCTGTGGCGAACCGAACGATCTGTTCACGGGCGACGCGCTTTCGGACCTCGATGCCGAGGTGCTGGCCGACCTCCCGTTCTCGCACGACCTGCAGGGGACGCCAGCACCCGGCGACGTGCCCAGCGCGGTCAGCGATTTGGGCGACGCCGTGTCCGACGCCCTCGACACCGCCGGCGAGGTGGGCGTCGACCCGACCGCCGATATCCGGGGCCTGCCGCCACAGGAACGCAAGGATCTGGTTCGAGAGCAGTTCACCGCACTGGACAGCGACGAGTCGTTCGTCCTCGTCAGCGACCGCGACCCGACGCCAGTCGGGCAGTTCCTGGGCCGACTCGCGGAGGCCCCGCGAGAAGCCTTCGACCCGTTCGAGGTCCGCCGAGCGACACCGTCCGACTGGGTACTGGAGACGGTCAAGCCGTGA
- a CDS encoding trimeric intracellular cation channel family protein yields the protein MTDPFAVMNAIGLVGFAFVGAAKAVEERYDVFGVTVVGVMTALGGGTTRDLLLNRVPNSLQSPGEVALSLLGVTAAVLFVHFLDDGHQHPVVLTADAIGLAAFTTTGALLGHQAGLPVFAVVALATVNAAGGGAISDLLLGRTPFILREDFYASCAVIGGLAFWALAQLGAAAGAASAGCALAVLLARGLGIGRGWSLPTVQAWERRDTQ from the coding sequence GTGACCGACCCGTTTGCGGTGATGAACGCTATCGGGCTGGTCGGGTTCGCGTTCGTCGGCGCGGCGAAGGCTGTCGAGGAGCGCTACGACGTGTTCGGCGTCACGGTCGTCGGCGTGATGACGGCACTGGGTGGCGGGACGACGCGGGACCTGCTGTTGAACCGCGTTCCGAACTCCCTGCAGTCGCCCGGCGAGGTCGCCCTATCACTCCTTGGTGTCACCGCCGCTGTTCTGTTCGTGCATTTCCTCGACGACGGCCACCAGCATCCGGTCGTCCTGACGGCCGACGCCATCGGGCTGGCGGCGTTCACGACCACCGGAGCGCTGCTGGGCCATCAGGCCGGCCTTCCGGTGTTTGCCGTCGTCGCGCTGGCGACGGTCAACGCGGCCGGCGGCGGGGCGATATCGGACCTGCTGCTGGGCCGGACGCCGTTCATCCTCCGCGAGGACTTCTACGCGTCCTGTGCCGTCATCGGCGGCCTCGCCTTCTGGGCGCTGGCACAGCTGGGCGCGGCGGCCGGTGCGGCATCGGCCGGGTGCGCGCTCGCGGTGCTGTTGGCCCGAGGGCTGGGCATCGGTCGCGGGTGGTCGCTCCCGACGGTCCAGGCGTGGGAACGACGCGACACACAGTAG
- a CDS encoding TorD/DmsD family molecular chaperone encodes MTRQTDAPAKRERASERGTDSDGFRSDVAATYAVLAECWREPTEQLVEAVETGELVPVVGDVGSVDLRRLNAEYTRLFIGPDGPPCPPYESVYRDGDDPDELGPVKGPATMAVVRWYREFGVQPAADHPDLPDHIATELEFAAYLAEAGFDERLAQFRTEHLDAWADEFLGHVEAETREAFYASLAATTREVLGQ; translated from the coding sequence ATGACCAGACAGACTGACGCTCCCGCCAAGCGTGAGCGGGCATCCGAGCGCGGCACAGACAGCGACGGATTCCGCTCGGATGTCGCGGCGACCTACGCCGTCCTCGCCGAATGCTGGCGGGAACCGACCGAACAGCTGGTCGAAGCCGTCGAGACCGGAGAGCTGGTCCCGGTGGTCGGCGACGTCGGCTCGGTTGACCTTCGCCGTCTCAACGCCGAGTACACCCGGCTGTTCATCGGGCCGGACGGGCCACCGTGTCCACCCTACGAGAGCGTCTATCGCGACGGGGACGACCCGGACGAACTCGGCCCGGTCAAGGGGCCAGCCACGATGGCTGTCGTACGCTGGTACCGGGAGTTCGGCGTCCAGCCCGCGGCCGACCATCCGGACCTCCCGGACCACATTGCGACCGAACTGGAGTTCGCCGCCTATCTGGCAGAAGCGGGCTTCGACGAACGGCTTGCCCAGTTCCGTACGGAGCACCTCGATGCGTGGGCTGACGAGTTCCTCGGGCACGTCGAGGCAGAGACACGCGAAGCGTTCTACGCGTCACTGGCGGCGACGACCCGGGAGGTGCTCGGTCAGTAG